The genomic region ACCTGTGACTATACTAGATCAGTCAATAGGTACgtacaagtttttaaaaattgcagaGGAAAACAACTCAATCGCACTAATAATTTTACAGTTAGTCATCGAATTCTCAGTTCCCCATATTTAATTTCACGAAATTCCGTTATCGTTACCAATCTCTATGTTTATACTTTGCTTGTTCTTCCTACTTCAaaggcttcttcctttttcccacttgaaaagccctcggaaaagaaaatgggaacaagAAAAGTGATTTGGAACGATGGAACACGTCACGCCATAACGGTTGATGGCGTTATCATtgcaaaaaggggaaaaaaatgtctacttcaaactggaaatttatcaatttttgtaTCCTTATTCCGCTAGTAGATCAAAAGACTCGCGTGCGTCCTCCATTCAACGGTCAGAACGGTTCGCTTCTTTAAGTAACATTTTTTAGTCAATGACTAGCATAAAGCGTGTGGGTGGACGCTCTGACGAGCACGACCATCTTTCGGTCGAATCGATAATATTTGAATGTGATCACCACAGCTGTTAAAAGCCTATTCATCCATTCCCGTACCATTCGCCACAACACCACATAAAAtgtaatgcatttttaaaattcaatttggcttaagctcaattaaatttaaacaagattttgtcgcatgaatcgatttttctcttgttctgctcgaatatcaaaaattggctgaaaaaaCGAAGCCAAAACGCTTTCCTGAAAATTATCGATTGGATTAAAAGCAGATCGTGCGACAGAGTATGGATTAGCcggatatgattttcataaaatagttAAAGCCAGCCGGAAGAGACACGGAAAATATCGGGTATTGTTACAGATGTGGCAAGTGGTAGGGTGCTAGATGAGATTCTCAAGTTTCTAAATTCAATTATCTAGTCTACACGATGGGCCTAATCTGTTCAGCCAGAGAACCCGGCATATGTTTCAGCGCGCATGCGGCGAATAATGGCACAGTCTCGCGGTAAtgggatcgacactgatttgcACGTGacggactcggctggagattcgggctgagaaatagttaatcgtggaaactcaccgacatccacgatATCCacgaataagtaaacgatgttgtcctcgtagatatggcatccactgtcgtgtcatccccgtcggatttgccgtcacctttcttgcactttggtaacatgaagcaCATGGTTGCTAAACCCTatagaaggaaagaaataatgcatcttattatttacttgttaatagtcatttaTTTATGGTCAAAACTTACCACTGTAATTTGAACAGAGAACACGACGgcagccgtcatttggaaaccaatgtggtccactaaaatgccagtcccagcgcgtgaaacaaaacgcccagcagAGACGACCAAATACCAgcaacaagcccgtgagtattgggattatccggataaccagcatgtctattatcaaaatgcaaaaaagaaatgaatactggcacagcaaattgaattttttaaatgtggcttacacagcttctctcatggcatcaacgacccccgaaacttgttgccctgcaaacgcaactccacttagtgccaatgcgataccgacaacagctagatttctaaaataaaatcaaataatgatactagttaaacggtttgaatttgagaattgaaatcaaaagtaccgatcaaaagaaatgaatgaatttagTCTATTGCAAATTTGCTACGACATCTTTCGCGGGTGgcataataaaaagaaaaaaaaaaggaaagaaaaataaaataaatgtaagtaaaatttgttgccaatgaaaaaaaaattttttaaatgggatgggaagaaaaaaatctagatattgaaataaaccacaaaaaaaaaaaaaaaaaaaaaaaacagaaagactaagaacttaatctaattaattcaatgtgcgttggttcgtacgatgtttcgtcgactggatcattcgcaacaacgtgacttttctaataacttatacatctacttactaatgccatcaactttcgtttttcaaaatacggaattacatgacatcacgtattttaccgcctgctccctccgagactcttacggcgctatacaccatttttattaaaatcttttggttatggggaacttactgaacaatgagtcgtgtaatttattgtttccaatctattttacaaaagccaagccactacctgtatgcaccatcattgacgagagcggtaggttgtcagggtaggctgaatctttccataagtttaccctgttccgtgagattttttctaacttttgtcctcatataatagatggggcaatctcggctaaatgtggcaaacgattagtattaagtatgtaacatgattaggatatcactcaaactatttacttgcaacaaagaatctcttcgttgagacttccctggcaccgttgacattctgtccataaacgattaaacttctcttcgagagcataaagttggccaatttccctctggtagaactccgattctttcggcttgcaaaatctgtttaaattggaacagcaattttaacaaacatcgccgagataggcagaaattagacttacttgcatacagcactatcgtctggaaggacggttttgcatccaacacaggtggatttgcgtgtggtaaagctagccaatccaccaatttttgaagtaacaaatgaaggcggACGCCTTCATCATTGtgggtatggtaaccatctacaatacggaatacaaaccgttcaattatgtcaagcaaataaaggcgataagtccgtgtttacgtagcaacaatgattccgctttagatccaagtatgggttccaaaatccgaacaaggggttttgaaagctgattttccaaatggtatggggcatcaataggtacgctgtattccattacaaaaatagggttttccgtctaaagaagacgtatgaaaacttaatagttcatgagaaatttgaaatccaaagacgaaccttgaggtaagctggtgtacttttagcggctgcgataatgacatacggaactcgatcccctaattttggggttgtaccagcatctcgcttacgcatcttgtgagctagttccacatgtgcctgtttactggcgtagtctttatctgttttagtcagctcctttttaataaaagaaagcaaacggataaaatcacagtattccaaaacatagttacgctctaccttggtaatcatcagaagtgagatatcgactttgttgcgcagcaagtcgaaaatagattgtttggcgtattctagtgctccatccggatctctaagagaaaatatcaaaacctcaaactttgaatactaaaactgatgactttttgtttaccgatcaatcaaacttttctgcagaccagctattgataagattggcaacgagttgacaattatcacgacgaacagtttctaaacccttacaatccattttgtcaaacttttcaggtttggtccaatacaatcctggatacctgtgaagacagaaacagacagtgcaactggtatctcatctaacaagtctttataaatcagaaccgtaattacctcttttcgttgatcaataaataggggtaatagactttttcgaattccaaattaatgggtttgacaaattttgccgacacaaatgcggcagcttctcggcctaattccatggcttcggccaccgtgggtacaccgaatttcaccattacggaatctgtgttaccatagattacctgacgtgacactaattgagaaaatcctcgagtcgccccgcggtcgcgacaagagtattgcacccagcttgaagatttgaccgatgatggctcgtgacagttccttgatatatgacagattttaaaaccgaattgtaggagaatttacacgccccgcggtgaatttgaatcgaaaattcacgagtgcgtgcgacaattacaacttctggcttttgaaccatggcggggatgcaccagaaacaccttgttctaacaatatgttcataaacggtaccaagtacgccgcctatatgaaaaaatgtgaaattttagatgacttaatcaacgaatgtcacgaagggtttcttgagtatcttaaatgcaattggaccttttcgtagtcgcaatcacagacgtgcccactcaaaattacttttacctcaacttacccagttcatatcgacccattcgaatcaagttagtacgaaggcatcaaggtttcaaaattacacagcgttcattaattggattaccgttttgccggagcccgtgacagcacaagtaatcaaatctcttttggcaagaatatctgcaactgaagctttctgtataggtgttgattttatgtagccagcaatcttaatgttttgaagtagtagtaggcgcaggccggcttcttcgaattatgttatttatcgaggtacatctttttctgtaacctaaagcaaatccaaatagatattttcaaaacataaactactgtttcgaaaaatggtttacctggaggacgactttatcaaaattgttaaagtgttccccacagacgatccccttaaacagttccttttcatcgcatgtcacagcttctggaatgtattgttcacgcagctttccgtcgattcatcaatagattcgggcagcatttcgaggtgtggccggactcggctggagattcgggctaagaaatagttaatcatggaaactcaccgacatccacgacggaataagtaaacgatgttgtccttATCCATTTATGGATTTATCGTTGGTACCAACTGCCTGACATCGTTTCTTGTCACTCCTTTTATAggaaaaaacgtaaatattgCCCCGAATTTGTTCCCTAAACTTATAATGTGCATCTTAATCTTTCTTGCAGCTAAAAGTTATTGGCGTTCGGTACGCCTTTGTTTCTGAAGTTTTCATTGGAGGTATCTGCTGCTTATTGTCGGGGTGAgtaaaaaattacacaaaaaacgCGAAAGCTGGGTTTTAATcagtaaactttaaaagctttttagagTATTTCCCTCCCGGGGGTTCATTCGTCGTAATCTCTATATTGATCCGCGTCATTCATGCGGCCGGAAACGCTGGTACAATTACGTCGACGTTTACTTACACTGCTGTAGAGTTTCCCAATTCGGTTCTCAATTCTGAAACACAAGTCTTACAAGAACAATGATGAACATTGCCCAGTTTGCTAGTCCTATAGTCGGTGGTGCATTGCATGAAGTAGGTGGTTTTAAGACTACCTTTATCCTCATGGGAGGAATTCAAACTATTATGGCCTTTATTGCATTACCCTTTCTCGCCGATTATGACGGTAAGTTAGTTCAAAATATTGTACGTCACCAGCcttctcatctcgtttctcaacattttagtgtcacagtatgacgagggataaactaaaactcaatcgccattggctattttgtgtattccatccatttggatcccgttcttcacgttcatcgtatcgacatgtcgaacgggttcctctcgatcaactttgaaccgcaagtgttgcgtacggtatgttttccgacttggcgttattattaatttctttagaatcattttatgttttgtttgcagtttgacTTGACACCATTTTACGTGGGTATCTTTTTCGGACTGAAAGACGGtgccaacagtatagccagCCCTATTTGGGGATACTTGTGCGATCGCCGAGGACCTGTGAagctctgccttttttccagtaccatgatcggagccttgtccatatttttgctggggcgttttcccttcgttcctattgatcggtacttttgatttcaattctcaaattcaaaccttttaactagtatcattatttgattttattttagaaatctagctgttgtcggtatcgcattggcacaaagtggagttgcgtttgcagggcaacaagtttcgggggtcgttgatgccatgagagaagctgtgtaagccacattttaaaaattcaatttgctatgccagtattcatttcttttttgcattttgataatagacatgctggttatccggataatcccagtactcacgggcttgttgacggtatatggtcgtctcttagtggtgctgggcgttttgttttacgcgctgggactggcattgtagtggaccacattggtttccaaatgacggctatcgtcgtcttctctgtccaaattacagtggtaagttttgtgcaaaaatgactatgaacaaataattagatgtattgtttatttccttctatagggactagcaaccatttgcttcatgttaccaaagtgcaagaaaggggacggcaaatccgacggggatgacatgacagtggatgccatatctacgaggacaacatcgtttacttattccgtcgtggatgtcggtgagtttccatgattaactatttctcagcccgaatctccagccgagtccggccacacctcgaaatgctgcccgaatctattgatgaatcgacggaaagctgcgtgaacaatacattccagaagctgtgacatgcgatgaaaaggaactgtttaaggggatcgtctgtggggaacactttaacaattttgataaagtcgtcctccaggtaaaccatttttcgaaacagtagtttatgttttgaaaatatctatttggatttgctttaggttacagaaaaagatgtacctcgataaataacatcattcgaagaagccggcctgcgcctactactacttcaaaacattaagattgctggctacataaaatcaacacctatacagaaagcttcagttgcagatattcttgccaaaagagatttgattacttgtgctgtcacgggctccggcaaaacggtaatccaattaatgaacgctgtgtaattttgaaaccttgatgccttcgtactaacttgattcgaatgggtcgatatgaactgggtaagttgaggtaaaagtaattttgagtgggcacgtctgtgattgcgactacgaaaaggtccaattgcatttaagatactcaagaaacccttcgtgacattcgttgattaagtcatctaaaatttcacattttttcatataggcggcgtacttggtaccgtttatgaacatattgttagaacaaggtgtttctggtgcatccccgccatggttcaaaagccagaagttgtaattgtcgcacgcactcgtgaattttcgattcaaattcaccgcggggcgtgtaaattctcctacaattcggttttaaaatct from Daphnia carinata strain CSIRO-1 chromosome 6, CSIRO_AGI_Dcar_HiC_V3, whole genome shotgun sequence harbors:
- the LOC130686366 gene encoding uncharacterized protein LOC130686366, producing MVKFGVPTVAEAMELGREAAAFVSAKFVKPINLEFEKVYYPYLLINEKRYPGLYWTKPEKFDKMDCKGLETVRRDNCQLVANLINSWSAEKFD